The Candidatus Sulfotelmatobacter sp. genome includes a region encoding these proteins:
- a CDS encoding carboxypeptidase regulatory-like domain-containing protein has translation MHALRSLPTLALGLALVAGHVTDQTTGQPLPHVKVTAVGAKTLHAVTDADGAYTLRGVPAGHYRVTLQSDDVPPRTYDLVVGKAANQTHDFVACSTTLDYNCSGW, from the coding sequence ATGCATGCGCTCCGTTCCCTCCCGACCCTAGCGCTGGGCTTGGCGCTGGTCGCCGGTCACGTCACCGACCAGACCACCGGCCAGCCTCTCCCGCACGTGAAGGTGACCGCCGTCGGCGCCAAGACGCTGCACGCGGTGACCGACGCGGACGGCGCGTACACGCTGCGCGGCGTCCCGGCCGGCCACTACCGCGTCACCTTGCAGTCCGACGACGTCCCGCCGCGCACGTACGATCTCGTGGTCGGCAAGGCCGCGAACCAGACGCACGATTTCGTCGCCTGCAGCACCACGCTCGACTACAACTGTTCCGGATGGTGA
- a CDS encoding DUF1297 domain-containing protein: MAFDLRATLASYDPDRLTLCSIGSHSALDVAAGARAQGLRNLIVTERGRNATYDRYFARRPDGPPRGCVDATLELAKFVDVLDADVQTRLRSENVVFLPNRSFEVYLHQRYSYAEIEERMAVPFFGNRRLLRAEERDEPENQYALMDRAGIRYPRRIASPDAIDSLVMVKAPHARVSFERAFFLARSEREYTETVERLTREGIVDADGLRGAVIEEFALGPTVNLNFFWSPVLGELELMGTDTRRQTNKDGFIGLPYRQARDLADEPMRMEEAGHIATTLTESMLEKAFDLGERFVRAAKAVDGIGVIGPFALQCVIVSGPPKDFVVYDVSLRIPGSPGTRYTPYSAYRWGRDVSVGERIAMELVWAREQNRLPEVLT, encoded by the coding sequence GTGGCCTTCGATCTGCGCGCGACGCTCGCCAGCTACGACCCCGACCGGCTGACGCTCTGCTCGATCGGCAGCCACTCGGCGCTCGACGTCGCGGCCGGAGCGCGCGCGCAGGGGCTGCGCAACCTGATCGTCACCGAGCGCGGGCGCAACGCGACCTACGACCGCTACTTCGCGCGCCGCCCCGACGGGCCGCCGCGGGGCTGCGTCGACGCGACGCTGGAGTTGGCGAAGTTCGTCGACGTCCTGGACGCGGACGTGCAGACGCGACTGCGGTCGGAGAACGTCGTCTTTCTACCCAACCGCTCGTTCGAGGTCTACCTGCACCAGCGCTACTCGTACGCCGAGATCGAGGAGCGGATGGCGGTCCCGTTCTTCGGCAACCGGCGCCTGCTGCGCGCCGAAGAACGCGACGAGCCCGAGAACCAGTACGCGTTGATGGACCGGGCGGGGATCCGCTATCCGCGCCGCATCGCGTCACCCGACGCGATCGACTCCTTGGTGATGGTGAAGGCGCCGCACGCGCGCGTCTCGTTCGAGCGCGCGTTCTTCCTGGCCCGCAGCGAACGCGAGTACACGGAGACGGTCGAGCGGCTCACGCGCGAGGGGATCGTCGACGCCGACGGCTTGCGCGGCGCGGTGATCGAGGAGTTCGCGCTCGGTCCGACGGTCAACCTCAATTTCTTCTGGTCGCCGGTGCTCGGCGAGCTGGAGCTGATGGGTACCGACACGCGTCGCCAGACGAACAAGGACGGCTTCATCGGGCTGCCCTACCGCCAGGCGCGCGATTTGGCCGACGAGCCGATGCGGATGGAAGAAGCCGGCCACATCGCGACGACGCTGACCGAGTCGATGCTGGAGAAGGCGTTCGATCTGGGCGAACGCTTCGTGCGGGCCGCCAAGGCCGTCGACGGAATCGGCGTCATCGGCCCGTTCGCGCTGCAGTGCGTGATCGTCAGCGGTCCGCCCAAGGACTTCGTCGTCTACGACGTCTCGCTGCGCATCCCGGGCTCGCCCGGCACGCGCTACACCCCGTATTCCGCCTACCGCTGGGGCCGCGACGTCTCCGTGGGCGAACGCATCGCGATGGAGCTGGTCTGGGCCCGCGAGCAGAACCGCCTCCCCGAGGTGCTGACGTGA
- a CDS encoding formate--phosphoribosylaminoimidazolecarboxamide ligase has protein sequence MYTVATLGSHSALQILKGAHDEGFKTLAIANPDTTRLYESFAFIDEVIKIEQYSDFMSLVPELEKRKIIIVPHGSFVAYLSLDEHKKMNIPYFGNKAVLDWEASRELQRDWLLRAGLKLPRQFKTGAEIDRPVIVKLYGAQGGKGYMFLRDTRDFEERASLLARQNYILQEYIIGVPLYIHYFYSPLTGKLEIMSMDRRYETNVDSLGRIPSAAQVGMDIDPSYVVVGNQPLSLRESMLAEAYRMGEDVVRVSQEICGPKGLFGAFCIETIITPDAQFYIMEISARIVAGTNLFIDGSPYSYLNYSEPMSTGRRIAREIKNALLSNSLDAVLDDGTYETPA, from the coding sequence ATGTACACCGTCGCCACGCTCGGGTCGCACTCGGCGCTGCAGATCCTCAAGGGGGCGCACGACGAGGGCTTCAAGACGCTCGCGATCGCGAACCCGGACACGACGCGGCTGTACGAGTCGTTCGCGTTCATCGACGAGGTGATCAAGATCGAGCAATACAGCGACTTCATGTCGCTGGTGCCCGAGCTCGAGAAGCGCAAGATCATCATCGTCCCGCACGGCTCGTTCGTGGCCTACCTCTCGCTCGACGAGCACAAGAAGATGAACATCCCGTACTTCGGGAACAAGGCCGTGCTCGACTGGGAAGCGAGCCGGGAGCTGCAGCGCGATTGGCTGTTGCGCGCCGGGCTCAAGCTGCCGCGCCAGTTCAAGACCGGCGCCGAGATCGACCGCCCGGTCATCGTCAAGCTGTACGGTGCGCAGGGCGGCAAGGGCTACATGTTCTTGCGCGACACCCGTGACTTCGAGGAGCGCGCCTCGCTGCTCGCGCGGCAGAACTACATCCTGCAAGAGTACATCATCGGCGTTCCGCTCTACATCCACTACTTCTACTCGCCGCTGACCGGCAAGCTCGAGATCATGTCGATGGACCGTCGCTACGAGACGAACGTCGATTCGCTCGGGCGCATCCCGTCGGCTGCGCAGGTCGGCATGGACATCGATCCCTCGTACGTGGTGGTCGGCAACCAGCCGCTCTCGCTGCGCGAGTCGATGTTGGCCGAGGCCTACCGCATGGGCGAGGACGTCGTGCGGGTCAGTCAGGAAATCTGCGGACCGAAGGGTCTTTTCGGCGCGTTCTGTATCGAGACGATCATCACGCCCGACGCGCAGTTCTACATCATGGAGATCTCGGCTCGCATCGTTGCGGGTACGAACCTGTTCATCGATGGCTCACCGTACTCATACCTCAACTACAGCGAACCCATGTCCACCGGACGCCGGATCGCTCGCGAGATCAAGAACGCGCTGCTCTCGAATTCGTTGGATGCGGTTCTGGACGACGGTACGTACGAAACGCCCGCGTGA
- the guaA gene encoding glutamine-hydrolyzing GMP synthase, translated as MSVVEVRPATVVILDFGSQVSQLIARRAREANVYSELLPYDTPWERIAERSPAAIVLSGGPESTLGDDALTCDPRVFTSGIPLLGICYGMQLVAKELGGDLVPLEHAEFGPAKLTLERPDAPIFLGVPLESRVWMSHGDSVIGVPPGFTALAHTERCAIAAMGDAARRVYGVQFHPEVVHTEAGTAILENFLHAVAGIEPSWRMDSWVDDAIGTIRAQVGDANVLCALSGGVDSAVAATLVSRVIGKQLTCIYVDTGLMRKDESAGVMRAFRDVLHLNVVHVNAEERFLARLAGIEDPEEKRIRIGHEFIAIFEEEAKKIPDVRYLVQGTLYPDVIESKTPGSKAGHKIKSHHNVGGLPERMALGLVEPLRALFKDEVREVGRVLGLPHAIVERQPFPGPGLAVRIIGEVNRESLATVRAADDVVTTEIDAAIAAGQLSPRPWQYFAVLTPVRSVGVMGDGRTYANLVGVRAITSEDGMTADWARLPHALLERISTRIVNEVPGVNRVAYDITSKPPATVEWE; from the coding sequence ATGAGCGTCGTCGAAGTCCGTCCCGCTACTGTCGTCATCCTCGACTTCGGCTCGCAAGTCAGCCAGCTGATCGCGCGCCGCGCGCGCGAGGCCAACGTGTACTCGGAGCTGCTGCCGTACGACACGCCGTGGGAGCGGATCGCGGAACGTAGCCCGGCGGCCATCGTGCTCAGCGGCGGCCCGGAGTCGACGCTCGGCGACGACGCGCTGACCTGCGACCCGCGGGTGTTCACCAGCGGCATCCCGCTGCTGGGCATCTGCTACGGGATGCAGCTCGTCGCCAAGGAGCTGGGCGGCGACCTCGTCCCGCTCGAGCACGCCGAGTTCGGCCCGGCCAAGCTGACGCTGGAACGGCCCGACGCGCCGATCTTCCTGGGCGTTCCGCTCGAGTCGCGGGTCTGGATGTCGCACGGCGACTCGGTGATCGGCGTTCCGCCCGGCTTCACGGCGCTGGCGCACACCGAGCGGTGCGCGATCGCGGCGATGGGCGACGCGGCGCGGCGCGTCTACGGCGTGCAGTTCCACCCCGAAGTCGTGCACACCGAAGCCGGCACCGCCATCCTCGAGAACTTCTTGCACGCCGTCGCGGGGATCGAACCGTCCTGGCGGATGGACTCGTGGGTCGACGATGCGATCGGCACGATTCGCGCGCAAGTCGGCGATGCCAACGTGCTGTGCGCGCTCAGCGGCGGCGTCGACTCCGCCGTCGCGGCGACCCTCGTCTCGCGCGTGATCGGCAAGCAGTTGACCTGCATCTACGTCGACACCGGGCTGATGCGCAAGGACGAGTCGGCCGGCGTGATGCGCGCCTTCCGCGACGTGCTCCACCTCAACGTCGTCCACGTGAACGCCGAAGAGCGGTTCCTCGCGCGGCTGGCCGGCATCGAGGATCCGGAAGAGAAGCGCATCCGCATCGGGCACGAGTTCATCGCCATCTTCGAGGAAGAAGCGAAGAAGATCCCCGACGTGCGCTACCTCGTGCAAGGGACGCTCTATCCCGACGTCATCGAGTCCAAGACACCCGGCTCGAAAGCCGGCCACAAGATCAAATCGCACCACAACGTCGGCGGGCTCCCCGAGCGCATGGCGCTGGGTCTGGTCGAACCGCTGCGCGCGCTGTTCAAGGACGAGGTGCGCGAGGTCGGTCGGGTGCTGGGACTGCCGCACGCAATCGTCGAGCGCCAACCGTTCCCGGGTCCGGGCTTGGCGGTGCGCATCATCGGCGAGGTCAACCGGGAGTCGCTGGCGACCGTGCGCGCGGCCGACGACGTCGTCACGACGGAGATCGACGCGGCCATCGCGGCCGGTCAGCTCTCGCCACGGCCTTGGCAGTACTTCGCCGTGCTCACCCCGGTGCGCAGCGTCGGCGTGATGGGCGACGGCCGCACCTACGCCAACCTGGTCGGCGTGCGCGCCATCACCAGCGAAGACGGCATGACCGCCGACTGGGCGCGCCTGCCGCACGCGCTGCTCGAACGTATCTCGACCCGCATCGTCAACGAGGTCCCCGGCGTCAACCGCGTCGCCTACGACATCACTTCCAAGCCGCCGGCGACCGTCGAGTGGGAGTGA
- a CDS encoding phosphoribosylformylglycinamidine synthase subunit PurQ: MSARVAVPVFPGTNSEDETVRALHAVGLDAALVHWSRPEELERFDAFVLPGGFAYEDRVRAGAVAAHDALMRPVIAAAQAGRFVLGICNGAQILAEAGLVPGDGPVGRPTAAFAPNAGGRFRSVHVHVRLTVPPARLPILGGLTAGALFPAWAAHGDGRLAAPPEELDRIRQGGHLAFVYADREGRPVAAPNGSALDAAALCNATGTVLAIMPHPERDAWTFQHLGAERAAVHGDTAAILAPSGGIAFFAAFARALGAGVAA; encoded by the coding sequence GTGAGCGCGCGCGTCGCGGTGCCGGTCTTCCCCGGTACCAACAGCGAGGACGAGACGGTGCGCGCGCTGCACGCCGTCGGGCTGGACGCCGCGCTCGTGCATTGGAGCCGGCCCGAGGAGCTGGAGCGCTTCGACGCCTTCGTGCTGCCGGGTGGCTTCGCGTACGAGGATCGCGTGCGCGCCGGCGCGGTCGCCGCGCACGATGCGCTGATGCGGCCTGTGATCGCGGCGGCGCAGGCCGGACGGTTCGTGCTCGGGATCTGCAACGGCGCGCAGATCCTGGCCGAGGCGGGTCTGGTGCCCGGCGACGGCCCGGTCGGCCGGCCGACCGCGGCGTTCGCGCCCAATGCCGGCGGCCGGTTCCGAAGCGTCCACGTCCACGTCCGCCTGACCGTCCCGCCCGCGCGGCTGCCGATCCTGGGCGGCCTGACCGCGGGCGCGCTTTTCCCGGCCTGGGCCGCGCACGGCGACGGCCGGCTCGCCGCGCCGCCCGAGGAGCTGGACCGCATCCGCCAGGGCGGCCACCTGGCGTTCGTCTACGCCGACCGCGAGGGGCGGCCGGTCGCGGCCCCCAACGGCTCCGCGCTCGACGCGGCCGCGCTGTGCAACGCGACCGGGACGGTGCTGGCGATCATGCCGCACCCCGAGCGCGACGCGTGGACCTTCCAGCACCTGGGCGCGGAGCGCGCCGCGGTCCACGGCGACACGGCCGCGATCTTGGCGCCGTCGGGCGGGATCGCGTTCTTCGCGGCCTTTGCCCGCGCGCTCGGCGCCGGAGTGGCGGCGTGA
- a CDS encoding FAD-dependent oxidoreductase: protein MVTRRRFLATGAAFAATALATPRRALALSARRLVPVEVSLDRVTRTTVGLRPYRAGGFVLRAEGSDGKTIVHDYGHGGGGMSLSWGTALLARELALQTEKRRAAVIGCGVIGLSTARVLQDAGFEVTVYARELPPLTTSNLSGAQWTPTSLFDPDRIDDAFREQFFQAARLAYARYQTLLGEDYGVRWIENYDCRDTPDGGFLAATGPRLLPDLYPEIQTYGPGEHPFPTRYATRLLTMLIEPNRYLRALLRDVMLRGGRIVVRSFGSAADLMALDEPLIMNCTGLGAKALTGDSQLEPIRGQLSVLAPQPAVDYITLHENRYMFPRSDGIVLGGTFQHGDADLTVDPVIEKTIVADHAAFFAAMTRGSGT from the coding sequence ATGGTGACGCGGCGCCGTTTCCTCGCGACCGGTGCCGCCTTCGCGGCGACCGCGCTCGCGACGCCGCGCCGCGCGCTCGCGCTGAGCGCGCGCCGGCTCGTCCCGGTCGAGGTGTCGCTCGATCGCGTCACCCGCACCACCGTCGGACTGCGGCCCTACCGCGCCGGCGGCTTCGTCCTGCGGGCGGAGGGCAGCGACGGCAAGACCATCGTGCACGATTACGGGCACGGCGGCGGCGGCATGTCGCTCTCGTGGGGGACGGCGCTGCTCGCGCGCGAGCTCGCGCTGCAGACGGAGAAGCGGCGCGCCGCGGTGATCGGCTGCGGCGTGATCGGTCTCTCGACCGCGCGCGTGCTGCAGGACGCCGGCTTCGAGGTCACCGTCTACGCCCGCGAGCTGCCGCCGCTGACCACCTCGAACCTGTCCGGCGCGCAATGGACGCCGACCTCGCTCTTCGACCCCGACCGCATCGACGACGCCTTCCGCGAGCAGTTCTTCCAGGCCGCGCGCCTTGCGTACGCGCGCTACCAGACGCTGCTCGGTGAGGACTACGGCGTGCGCTGGATCGAGAACTACGACTGCCGCGACACGCCCGACGGCGGGTTCCTCGCCGCGACGGGCCCGCGCTTGTTGCCTGACCTGTATCCTGAAATCCAGACCTACGGCCCCGGCGAACATCCGTTTCCGACCCGCTACGCGACGCGCCTGCTCACGATGCTTATCGAACCGAACCGGTACCTGCGCGCGCTGCTGCGCGACGTGATGCTGCGCGGCGGCCGCATCGTCGTGCGATCGTTCGGCTCCGCCGCCGACCTGATGGCGCTCGACGAGCCGTTGATCATGAACTGCACGGGCCTGGGCGCGAAAGCGTTGACCGGCGACTCCCAGCTCGAACCGATTCGCGGACAGCTCTCGGTGCTGGCGCCGCAGCCGGCCGTCGACTACATCACGCTGCACGAGAACCGCTACATGTTCCCGCGCAGCGACGGCATCGTGCTGGGCGGCACGTTTCAGCACGGGGACGCCGACCTGACCGTCGACCCGGTGATCGAGAAAACGATCGTCGCCGACCACGCCGCGTTCTTCGCCGCGATGACGCGCGGGTCAGGAACCTAG
- the purD gene encoding phosphoribosylamine--glycine ligase produces MQILVVGGGAREDALSWRLAASPSCEALFHAPGNAGTAGRGTNWPDLAPTDARGIVRRAREAGIDLVVLGPETAIAAGVGDACRDAGLKVFGPNRSGGRLESSKVFAKRFLERHNIPTARFAAVHTLAQAKRALANWEGGAVVKADGLAAGKGVVVCDDAAAALTLLTDWYGQAGIPGGGNDVVIEQKLVGRELSVFAIADGRAMVPVVAACDYKRAGDDDKGPNTGGMGAYSPPAGFPPDILDVVREQIVGPTLRGLLAEGEDYRGVLYCGLMQTAAGPYVIEFNARFGDPETQVLMPRVNGDFARYLASAADGVLEIDAATWSSDACVGVVLATSRYPYENTAVSNLPADLALPDEVVGFWGPSTREGATVSSPGGRVLTVAARGSGVDEARRRAYDAIAGLRERFPPGTPLAYRSDIARLG; encoded by the coding sequence ATGCAGATCCTCGTCGTCGGCGGCGGGGCGCGTGAAGACGCGCTCTCGTGGCGCCTGGCCGCGTCGCCGTCGTGCGAGGCCCTCTTCCACGCCCCCGGGAACGCCGGGACGGCCGGCCGCGGGACGAATTGGCCGGACTTGGCACCGACCGATGCGCGCGGGATCGTGCGCCGCGCGCGCGAGGCCGGGATCGATCTGGTCGTGCTCGGGCCCGAGACGGCGATCGCGGCGGGGGTCGGCGACGCGTGCCGCGACGCCGGACTGAAGGTCTTCGGGCCCAACCGCAGCGGCGGCCGGCTCGAGAGCAGCAAGGTGTTCGCGAAGCGGTTCCTCGAGCGGCACAACATCCCGACGGCCCGCTTCGCCGCGGTGCACACGTTGGCGCAGGCCAAACGCGCGCTGGCGAATTGGGAGGGCGGCGCGGTCGTCAAGGCCGACGGTCTGGCGGCCGGCAAAGGCGTCGTAGTCTGCGACGACGCGGCGGCGGCGCTCACGCTGCTGACCGACTGGTACGGCCAGGCCGGCATTCCGGGCGGCGGCAACGACGTCGTGATCGAGCAGAAGCTGGTCGGGCGCGAGCTGAGCGTGTTCGCGATCGCCGACGGCCGCGCGATGGTGCCGGTCGTCGCCGCCTGCGACTACAAACGGGCCGGGGACGACGACAAGGGCCCCAACACCGGCGGAATGGGCGCGTACTCGCCGCCGGCGGGCTTCCCGCCCGACATCCTCGACGTCGTGCGCGAGCAGATCGTCGGGCCGACGCTGCGCGGTCTGCTCGCCGAAGGCGAGGACTACCGCGGCGTGCTCTACTGCGGACTGATGCAGACGGCGGCCGGTCCGTACGTCATCGAGTTCAACGCGCGCTTCGGCGACCCCGAGACGCAGGTGCTCATGCCGCGCGTCAACGGCGACTTCGCGCGCTACCTCGCGTCGGCCGCGGACGGCGTGCTCGAGATCGACGCGGCGACCTGGTCGAGCGACGCCTGCGTCGGCGTCGTCCTCGCGACCTCGCGATACCCGTACGAGAATACGGCCGTCAGCAACTTGCCGGCAGATCTGGCGCTGCCGGACGAGGTCGTCGGCTTCTGGGGCCCCTCGACGCGCGAGGGCGCCACCGTCAGCTCGCCCGGCGGCCGCGTGCTCACCGTCGCCGCGCGCGGCAGCGGCGTCGACGAAGCGCGACGACGTGCGTACGACGCCATCGCCGGCCTGCGCGAACGCTTTCCCCCTGGCACGCCGCTGGCGTATCGCTCGGACATCGCGCGCTTAGGCTAG
- a CDS encoding radical SAM protein — translation MPGPSIARRPSEVRVAEVAAKHALNRVRGMGFRWSLNPYQGCAHQCVFCYARATHAYRELDGVHEWGARIVAKVNLARALRADLARPSWRNEHIAIGSATDPYQAHEGRYRLMRGVLAALRDARCPFHIITRSPLIVRDLDLLVACARRADVGVNVSIATLDVALAKRIEPTVAPPAQRLRAVAALADAGIRVNVAVAPVLPDLTDELDSLRAVVRAAAAAGAHQVWHNALNLGEVTRDAYFAFLEEQRPDLVERYRRLYRHGRYAEASYPRMIAERMRVARQGVRFRAPRRLAPDPSGEQLTLLA, via the coding sequence ATGCCGGGTCCGTCGATCGCCCGGCGGCCGAGCGAGGTGCGGGTCGCCGAAGTCGCCGCGAAGCACGCGCTCAACCGGGTGCGTGGGATGGGGTTCCGCTGGTCGCTCAACCCCTACCAGGGCTGCGCGCACCAGTGCGTCTTCTGTTACGCCCGCGCGACGCACGCGTACCGCGAGCTCGACGGCGTTCACGAGTGGGGCGCGCGGATCGTCGCCAAAGTCAATCTGGCGCGCGCGCTGCGCGCCGATTTAGCGCGCCCGAGCTGGCGCAACGAGCACATCGCGATCGGCTCGGCGACCGACCCGTACCAAGCGCACGAGGGCCGCTACCGGCTGATGCGCGGCGTCTTGGCGGCGCTGCGCGACGCGCGCTGTCCGTTCCACATCATCACCCGCTCGCCGCTGATCGTGCGCGACCTCGACTTGCTGGTCGCCTGCGCGCGGCGCGCCGACGTCGGCGTCAACGTCAGCATCGCCACGCTCGACGTCGCGTTGGCCAAGCGCATCGAGCCGACGGTCGCGCCGCCGGCGCAGCGCCTGCGCGCCGTCGCGGCGCTGGCCGACGCCGGGATTCGCGTCAACGTCGCCGTCGCACCGGTGCTGCCCGACCTCACCGACGAGCTCGACTCGCTGCGCGCGGTCGTGCGCGCCGCGGCCGCGGCGGGCGCGCACCAGGTCTGGCACAACGCGCTCAACCTCGGTGAGGTCACTCGCGATGCGTACTTCGCCTTCCTCGAAGAGCAGCGGCCCGACTTGGTCGAGCGCTATCGCCGACTCTACCGGCACGGGCGGTACGCCGAGGCCAGCTACCCGCGCATGATCGCCGAGCGCATGCGCGTCGCGCGCCAAGGCGTCCGGTTTCGCGCGCCGCGACGCCTCGCGCCCGATCCGAGCGGCGAGCAGCTGACGCTGCTAGCCTAA
- a CDS encoding Bax inhibitor-1 family protein: MYQTQPRFRTLGPQVNTAGLLGQVFGITGVGFLITAIAAYLFRGISPGAGLIAFIAAFALIFVISAVRRNPQAALLWFYAFTFLEGVGLAPTIQRYVLAFGPDVVVNAAATTGAGMLALGCVAYAFSVDWRRFQGLAFGLLLALILVGIISVFTHWVHPTFYAWATLGVFTLYTLIDFSRIRAGGDGLTAVDLAVSIYLDALNIFIALLQIFGSRSSSRD; this comes from the coding sequence ATGTACCAAACGCAGCCGCGTTTTCGCACGCTGGGACCGCAGGTCAATACGGCCGGCCTGCTGGGCCAGGTCTTCGGGATCACGGGCGTCGGCTTCCTGATCACCGCGATCGCCGCGTATCTGTTCCGCGGCATCTCGCCCGGGGCCGGCCTGATCGCGTTCATCGCGGCCTTCGCCCTGATCTTCGTGATCTCGGCGGTGCGCCGCAACCCGCAGGCGGCGCTGCTCTGGTTCTACGCCTTCACCTTCCTCGAGGGCGTCGGGCTGGCGCCGACCATCCAGCGCTACGTGCTGGCCTTCGGCCCCGACGTGGTGGTCAACGCGGCGGCGACGACGGGTGCGGGCATGCTGGCCCTGGGCTGCGTCGCGTACGCCTTCTCGGTCGACTGGCGGCGGTTCCAGGGGCTCGCGTTCGGATTGCTGCTGGCGCTGATCCTGGTCGGGATCATCTCGGTGTTCACCCACTGGGTCCACCCGACGTTCTACGCCTGGGCGACGCTGGGCGTGTTCACGCTCTACACGCTGATCGACTTCAGTCGCATCCGCGCCGGCGGCGACGGGCTGACCGCGGTCGACCTGGCGGTGTCGATCTATCTCGACGCGCTCAACATCTTCATCGCGCTGCTGCAGATCTTCGGCTCGCGCTCTTCTTCGCGCGACTGA
- a CDS encoding PLP-dependent aminotransferase family protein, producing the protein MASTGQHDRTFFEIELDRATAGSRDAGRGLHRQLRAAIADGRLKAGTKLPPTRKAAAYFGVSRNTAVDVYERLLNEGYLVARHGSGTYVAETLPLAPPPAVSGEGAAPEGRLNAFWLRGDVSDAMGFWRDRDEPAGRARPASGIDFRPALIDARLFPLDELRRTMAQQLRRLERKPARFTSPQGNPGNYRLREAITSHIALTRAVVCRPDEIVVTSGAQQAFDLLARIVVTPGETVVAVEDPGYPPMRVAFAAAGARIVPVPVDADGLIVEQLPANAGVVCVSPSHHFPLGVTMSARRRRELIAFARAHRAVIVEDDYDGEFRYEGNPLQALRSADAAEVVFYVGTFSKCMLPSLRLGFVVAPAWAMRTLVAAKNALDWHSSTPIQLGVAGFIAGGHLARHVRKMRRLYRARRERLLAGLRADLAAWLDPLPSFYGMHVAALARTPCDLEMATHTLAQAGVHVHTLQRYYLGGPAAQGLVFGYGAADVDEIERGLTSLRAALGS; encoded by the coding sequence ATGGCGTCCACGGGCCAGCACGACCGGACCTTCTTCGAGATCGAGCTCGACCGCGCGACCGCCGGGTCGCGCGACGCCGGCCGCGGCCTGCACCGTCAGTTGCGGGCTGCGATCGCCGACGGGCGGCTCAAGGCCGGTACGAAGCTGCCGCCGACGCGCAAGGCGGCGGCGTACTTCGGTGTCTCGCGCAACACCGCGGTCGACGTCTACGAGCGCCTCCTCAACGAGGGATACCTGGTCGCGCGCCACGGCTCGGGCACCTACGTCGCCGAGACGCTGCCGCTGGCCCCGCCGCCGGCCGTTTCGGGCGAGGGTGCTGCGCCCGAGGGTCGGCTGAACGCGTTCTGGCTGCGCGGGGACGTCAGTGACGCGATGGGCTTTTGGCGCGACCGCGACGAGCCCGCCGGGCGAGCACGGCCCGCGAGCGGCATCGACTTCCGGCCGGCGCTGATCGACGCGCGGCTGTTCCCGCTCGACGAGCTGCGGCGCACCATGGCCCAGCAGCTGCGGCGGCTGGAGCGGAAACCGGCGCGGTTCACCAGCCCGCAGGGCAACCCCGGCAACTACCGCCTGCGCGAGGCGATCACCAGCCACATCGCGCTGACGCGCGCGGTCGTCTGCCGGCCCGACGAGATCGTCGTCACCTCGGGCGCGCAACAGGCGTTCGACCTGCTGGCGCGGATCGTGGTGACGCCGGGCGAGACGGTCGTCGCCGTCGAGGATCCGGGCTACCCGCCGATGCGCGTCGCGTTCGCGGCCGCCGGCGCGCGTATCGTCCCCGTGCCGGTCGACGCGGACGGGCTGATCGTCGAGCAGCTGCCGGCGAACGCCGGCGTCGTGTGCGTCTCGCCCTCGCACCACTTCCCGCTCGGCGTGACGATGTCGGCGCGCCGGCGCCGCGAGCTGATCGCGTTCGCGCGCGCGCACCGGGCGGTGATCGTCGAAGACGACTACGACGGCGAGTTCCGCTACGAGGGCAACCCGCTGCAGGCGCTGCGCAGCGCCGACGCCGCCGAGGTCGTGTTCTACGTCGGCACGTTCTCGAAGTGCATGCTGCCCTCGCTGCGGCTCGGTTTCGTGGTCGCGCCGGCCTGGGCGATGCGCACGCTGGTCGCCGCGAAGAACGCGCTCGACTGGCACTCCTCGACCCCGATCCAGCTGGGCGTCGCCGGCTTCATCGCCGGCGGTCACCTCGCCCGACACGTGCGCAAGATGCGGCGACTGTACCGTGCGCGGCGGGAACGGCTGCTGGCCGGGCTGCGCGCCGACCTTGCCGCCTGGCTCGACCCGCTGCCGTCGTTCTACGGCATGCACGTCGCGGCGCTGGCGCGCACCCCGTGCGACCTCGAGATGGCGACGCACACGTTGGCGCAGGCCGGCGTCCACGTCCACACGCTCCAGCGCTACTACCTCGGCGGGCCCGCCGCGCAGGGTCTGGTGTTCGGCTACGGTGCCGCCGACGTCGACGAGATCGAGCGCGGCTTGACGTCGCTGCGCGCGGCGCTAGGTTCCTGA